A single window of Vigna unguiculata cultivar IT97K-499-35 chromosome 1, ASM411807v1, whole genome shotgun sequence DNA harbors:
- the LOC114186638 gene encoding dephospho-CoA kinase, with protein MRIVGLTGGIASGKSTVSNLFKSHGLPVVDADVVAREVLRKGSGGWKKVVAAFGDEILLEDGEVNRPRLGQIVFSDPDKRQFLNRLLAPYIARGIFWEVLKLWVKGYKVIVLDVPLLFEAKMDKFTKPVIVVWVDPETQIQRLLARDKSAEEEDARNRINAQMPLDVKRGKADIVIDNTGSFDDLSQHFQKVYVEVSKPLTWAEFWRSRHGVFTILASVTSGVVLFIKAFSNHTNTL; from the exons ATGAGGATCGTTGGGCTCACTGGTGGAATAGCGTCTGGGAAGAGCACCGTTTCGAATCTGTTCAAGTCGCATGGTCTTCCCGTTGTGGATGCCGATGTCGTTGCTCGT GAGGTGTTAAGGAAAGGGAGTGGTGGATGGAAGAAAGTGGTTGCGGCTTTCGGGGACGAAATTCTTCTCGAAGATGGAGAAGTGAATAGACCCAGGCTTGGTCAAATTGTTTTCTCCGACCCGGATAAGCGTCAATTTCTGAACCG ATTATTGGCACCTTACATTGCGCGTGGGATATTTTGGGAGGTTTTGAAGCTATGGGTGAAGGGTTACAAGGTCATTGTTCTTGATGTGCCTTTGTTATTTGAAGCCAAGATGGACAAGTTCACGAAGCCTGTTATTGTTGTTTGGGTTGATCCCGAGACGCAGATTCAACGGCTCTTGGCCAGAGACAAGTCCGCGGAGGAGGAGGATGCTCGGAATAGGATCAATGCTCAAATGCCATTGGATGTGAAAAGGGGTAAAGCagatatagttatagataacaCTGGTTCGTTTGATGACTTGAGCCAGCATTTTCAGAAAGTTTATGTTGAGGTCTCAAAGCCATTGACATGGGCTGAGTTTTGGCGCTCCAGACATGGAGTGTTCACCATTCTTGCTTCTGTCACCTCAGGTGTTGTTCTATTTATCAAGGCATTCAGCAACCATACCAACACTTTATAG
- the LOC114184608 gene encoding LOW QUALITY PROTEIN: heavy metal-associated isoprenylated plant protein 36-like (The sequence of the model RefSeq protein was modified relative to this genomic sequence to represent the inferred CDS: inserted 1 base in 1 codon), producing MAPKPAEEEPPQGETLKYQTWVLKVLIHCDGCKKRVKKILQGIDGVYKTEVDSLQHKVTVTGNVGAEILIKRLSRSGRLVELWPEKPAEKKDNKKPGKSNKGGDVNKEKENQKNGEPGADGGSNEGSKDGGSNEGSKDGEDSEKEEHSDECEEGGGGGGGGGGEGGXKKKKKKKKKNKGENGGSGSGSASAPPKNGEISEVDASVPSNLGTSMAAKDLVNPPIQHAYPYPHVYYSPPPPPPPAYGLSYNTAYPNSSASYYVGAPIMPMHAYTTPYSRLPPPPPPSDPIKHYGDDAEDDEYEGGGYCSIM from the exons ATGGCACCAAAACCTGCAGAAGAAGAACCTCCTCAAGGAGAAACTCTCAAGTACCAG ACGTGGGTTCTGAAAGTATTGATCCACTGCGATGGCTGCAAAAAGAGAGTCAAGAAAATTCTTCAAGGAATCGACG GGGTTTACAAAACAGAGGTGGATTCTCTGCAGCACAAGGTTACGGTCACTGGTAACGTGGGCGCTGAGATTCTCATCAAGAGGCTTTCAAGATCAGGGAGGCTAGTGGAGCTTTGGCCAGAGAAACCAGCTGAGaagaaagataataaaaagCCGGGAAAGTCCAATAAGGGTGGTGATGTTAACAAGGAGAAGGAAAACCAGAAGAATGGTGAACCGGGTGCTGATGGTGGTTCGAACGAGGGTTCTAAAGATGGTGGTTCAAATGAGGGTTCTAAAGATGGTGAAGATTCTGAGAAAGAAGAACACAGTGATGAATGTGAGGagggaggtggtggtggtggtggtggtggtggtgaaggtg aaaagaagaaaaagaaaaagaagaagaagaacaaagggGAAAACGGTGGTTCTGGTTCTGGTTCTGCATCTGCTCCTCCTAAGAATGGAGAAATTAGTGAAGTTGATGCATCAGTGCCTTCAAATTTGGGCACTTCAATGGCTGCCAAGGATCTTGTTAACCCTCCAATTCAGCATGCATACCCTTATCCACATGTGTATTAttcacctcctcctcctcctccaccagCTTATGGATTAAGCTATAACACAGCATATCCTAACTCAAGTGCTTCATATTATGTTGGAGCACCCATCATGCCCATGCATGCTTACACCACTCCATACTCTAGACTGCCACCACCTCCTCCACCGTCTGATCCAATCAAACACTATGGTGATGATGCTGAGGATGATGAGTATGAAGGTGGTGGATATTGCTCCATTATGTGA